The genomic window TGGTGGTTGATGTCGCGTGGATAATCTTCCTGATAATGAGTGGCTCTGATGATCTCGTGAAGATGTCTCTCGTTAAGCCACCCCGATGCCATGTGACATGATAGCGAATGAATTGTTTATAGCATGAAGATAAGGCAGATGGCGTGCGTAGGAAAGAATGCCATCTCAGCCTATGCTTGTGATAAAGCTCTGGGAAATAGCGGAGAAAATAAGATAACATTGTGGCTAATACAGGCCGGCATCTCAGCAAAAAAACATCTGCCATATAATAGGAAATTGTCCCTGCAAGTTTTTTTGTGTTTGCCAATGTTTTGGTTGCTTCATATCTTTCAGGTACTAAAATACTGATTTAAACTCTGGATCCCCTACGGCGGCGATGTTGAAAACAGCCTTAGAACATGGTTTGTGTGGCTATAGCCAGGATAGATTGTTGGCCTTGTTGGTATAAAGTGTTCATAAAGTTTAACACTGCGCAGAAATGGTGAGGAAGGGACAGGAAGAGCACACACGAATGCCGTGCTTATGAACTTGTGTGGTTACTTGAGGGAAAAGAGTGTGCCACTGTACTTACTTTTGTACGAGTGCTATTttatgcattgaagcttaataaTAGAATGCAATGTACTTTATGTGCAGATAGTACGCACACAAActtgcgtgcacacacacacacacacacacacaaacccatTTATAAGAGACATTAATGTGCCTACATTGGAATACGTgctaaaaagaaaacacatatgAAGTACCCCCTGCTTATTAGAGACTCCTTATATAAAAGACAAAAATTGCTCACCGGTGCATATCACTTGTAAAGTGGTGGGCTcaactatctctctctctcactctgttCGTTTATCTGCCTGTCTGTGTGCATGTGGGTGTTCTTTGTAGGCAGAGCTTTGCAAACCCAATCGCCATTTATTCCAAAATGTTGTAACCTAGGAGACAAAGTGAACAGTTATTGCTTAGTGAAGTTTTGTCTATTAGTTGATCACACACTTCGATGCCTCATGCAAGCCATGTCCACCTGTTTGTATAATCCAGCTGAAAAACTAAATTTTTACTGTATTTTTTACAGGTAACATTTGGAATTATTGTTTATAGCttgaaaaatacaaaaacaatgCAGACACTTCGTATGGGATGGTTGAAAGGCCTCTGTTTCGAGTCATCACTCTTTCTGCGATGCCTTCATACATGAATTACGTGCACACATTTACTACTAACAAAGCACTCAAATTGACGTGGTAACACTTccaaaataaagtttgatttcTTCAGTGATTGCAATGAGACTGGCAGCACAGTAATGAATCACTGATTAATCCATATAACACTGCTCTGAGTCACCGGTGCTGTGCAATGTAAGTGCGTCATTGCACATTGCACAGTTGACACACTCAAGGACACACAGCATTGCTTGTGGCGCTAGCTCACTGCTGCCCAATTAAATTGGCCTGCCTGCTATCTAGGTTGGAACTACATGCATCCACATATGTAGCACTTGTAGACCAAGCACATATTGTGTGACAGCTGCAGCAAAATTATGATTCAGCACAAGCAGCGACTaaaataaaaaactgacacgttgGCCGCAACTATACTTGGAAATAACTATGACAAAATAACTGTGACAGAAAGTGTAATCAGCCTTCCACATCCAGGAAGCATTTTTGGAGGTAACCCACAATTTCAGCTCCAAATCTTAGGAGTTGTGCATGCTTTTAAAGGATTCATGCATGTTGCCACTTTTTGTGAACCTGTAAATTTTTTCCTTAGTGCGTCTGTATTATTGTTCTGTGACTAGTTGGAGTTCGAATTCACACCCAGTTTGTGCCCGTTGATAGGACACTAAACAAACCTAAGTGAATACACTGACCTTCAATAAAACATTTGTTTTACAACAAGAGGTGGCTTATTGAGAAAGTCGTGTGCACATGTGTGCCAACATTCGAGTCATTTGGGAAGAGTGGGTTTCCAAGCTTGGGAAAACTGTGCTGCATCGGTAATCAGGTGAAAGTGCATGTATAATTCAGGTGTGCAAGGCCTAAGAGTGGCCATTGTGCCAAGTAAATCTTTgaagggtctcttttattttggaGAGCTTGTGATGCTGCATGCTTTGACTCAACGATTCGTGCAAAAGGGACATCAGATTTCTCTAAAAGGTGCCTAGGATATATTTGCCACGTGATTAGGCACACGCATCCTTGCTTGCTGCAGCAAAGTGTGGAAACAATTTAGAACCCCCTACCCCTTTTTAATTACAAATGAAGATATATATACGTGCAACAAAGGCTGTTTAGAGTGTCCACCTTTGAGAAGCATTAATTGCTCCTTATAAATTCAGGGCACTACAGGCATGGGCAACTGTACTATAAAAATGCCATAAGTTTTAAGGAAGAAGAGTAATCTAGCAGAGGTAGGCAGTACGTTAGACCAGCATTAGGATTTAGTGCTTAACTCCAAATTACATCAAGCTGGCTGAGGAACCAAGGGCATGCTGGTAACATTGTCATTGTTATCATAGGCTATAGGATCTGCAAGGATGAGTTCTTGCAGCAAGTGTTACATGCGAAATAATGAGAAAGCATGAAACAACACTGAAAAATGTATCGTTACAAAATGCATCCACAGGTGGCCAGTGTTTCCTTTTTCATGCCAGTGTTTGTTGCACGCCCATTGGTTGGTGACCCATGTAAAAGTAAATACCCCGTTCCTTTTGTCTGTCTAAAGGTGACGTAAGATTTGCTAGGAgaagattgaaagaaaaaagagcagAGGTTCTTGGAGAATAACCAGGAGGCCTGAGAAAGTGGACGGCACACAGCTGTCTCTTTGATGGGCCGATTGCTCCGAGTGCCATTCGCGTGCTCCACTCCTTTCTTTTCTGTTTACTTTTCTCTTTGGCTCTCTTTGATGATGACACGGGTGTGACCAGCTGCGTCTCTGTGTATTGTTCTGAGTAGCTGCCATATGGCAGCATCCTGTTTTTTGTTTTGCGCTGTAGCTTTCATGCTGGGGTGAAAGGTCATGGCCCTTTGTGCTCGCcattcttttgtgtttttttttatttgatgtcaACAACGCGTCCAGTGACATTTCGCCAATGACGTGTCCAGTGACGCATCCAGGGTTATTTGTAGCCTTTTCAGTTTATTTCCTGGCTTTTCCACTAAAAACACAGTTGAAGATAAAAATAAGTAAGTTACCAGATTTCGCGTGCCAGAGCCACAATCTGATTAAGAGTTTACAAAAATAGCTTGGACTTGGGCTGGGCAGGAATAACTGATTATGAGGCTGACCATACATTGGCCTTTTGGAAGGATTTCTACTGCCCAAGGATTTCTTACCGGCCCTCGGCTTTTCTACTATTAAGAAAAGGGAGCTAGTGCTTTTCTTTACTACTTTTTTTGCAGTCCCTTCATGCTTTTATTTAATAATCAATACGCATGTggtttagtctttttttttttttgctgtattgTGATAAGTGTCAACtggataaatctagtttttggtagGTAGTGTTGAATCGCATCCTTGTCTTCGCCAGAAAGTTAGGGCAAGGTACAATGATGTGCATCCAATACGAGAAAATTAGCAGAATTTACATGTATTTATTGAATAGTTGAATAACTATGACATATTAATAAGAAGCTGCCAGGAGGTTTAGCCATTTTGATCTGTGTGCTGGAACGCTATTTGTAGTTCTGCTTGAACCAAAATTTGTGAAAGCAAGTCATCATATTGTGACGGGGCAAGATTtaggcttataggatagcgtccaccgagaataatcggcagccgaacaagatggctgagttgcctctcatgcaagcgcctaacgcacaggcgtctgcttcatcttcgcaaagtgccacgcttgctcttgtcgatgatgcaccgtaacaatatgttaaTAACATGAAGGGGGGGTATCAATTTGGCTGTGGTGTTGTGTCAAAAATTTAATAAAGTCTGTAAAAAAATTTCGGAAGATATGTTTTTTCCCCCTCTATCACAATATTCATGGGTAAATGGATTGCTGCACCGTGGCATAAAAAAACGAAGAGTTGTGTTATTGTGACTGTAGTGTAAGAATCTTTAGGGAAGTGATACCATGGGTTCCTCAGACACTAATCTTTATATTGGATAGATTCAGCATACTTGTGCATGTTCTTGTATGAAACTGTTTAGAATGATCTGCATTTTATGTATAGGTACTTATTTTAAAGGCCTATTGAAAAACATTGAgtaagaaaaataaaattttaaacagagctgaaaaaaaaaatggtcatcCACCACGAAGGTTAATTCATCATCCTAAATGGAAATGGTTAAAAACAGAGTACAGTGGATCGCCACAATTTTTCGTACAATAGTGAATTCAGATAATGGCGAAACGCCTTCACAGTTTGACATGTTATCCGGAAAATTTTCCCAACATGTAATGATTAAACTTAGGCAGTGCCGATGTATTAGTCTTTGTCTGACCATGTGTGCCCATGAAACAGCGTACTTTAAAGGTGTTATGACGCATATTACCCTGTATGATTCAGCCGAAGGCAAGATCTGTCGATACGACTATGCCTGTGAAAAAAAGTCATCGAAGAGCTGTAGCACTGAAAGATTCTAATGAACAAATTGGAAAGTATCATTTCATTTATTATTAGAAATAATGGttgcacttatgcaaaagaataCTACCTCAACTAGATTTGTGGTCCCATCTCTAACCTTGGTGGTCCTGCTTTTTCCCGCAGAGTCGTGGGTGGAGCTGTACTATGGTGCATCGTCGTCCGCATCCGAGCGTGCCACGCCCCCTCTAACAGGCAACATGCACATCCTCGAGAAGCTGCTGTTGGAGGCCCAGAGAGACTCCAACGTGTCCTCCGCACGCGGCAGTGGCAGGTGAGCTACATTTTTGTTTCCGGTCAATAAGGCTATGTCCATCTGATGCAATTTCAAAGCTGTGTGAATAAGGCTATGTCCATCTGATGCACTTTCAAGGCTGCGTATTACTAGGCGGTTCATAACTCCGCTAAGGGTTACCTACGTGACGAAAAATTGCTATCATCGTGCATGGTCAGCAGCAAGATTTTCTCTTGGGGGACTGCAGACCAGTATTGCATTGGGGCTGGGAGAGAAGGAAAGTGGGGCTTGGGTGAGGGCAAGAggcttgaggggggcaagtgccccCTTTGCACCTCCCCCCTTCCGAAACCCATGTCATTATGCGTGGCCTTCACTTTCTAACTTGAAGAAAAGTGACCGTGATCACACAGACCAGGTCAAGTGGGAGGTGGTGTATTTGTCGAATTGGTTGACAGGAGTGTGACCCTGAGATTAATAAAAAGTATGAACGTATTGTTGCTCCATGAGCTGTTGTGACTCCGCGACGAGTTGCCTAGTTAGCAATTACACTGAGCATGCACAAAATGAGTCATTAATTGCAAAAATACAAGaacaaataaaaacttcattTAAAATTCAGCAGTGCTAATTTCTTGTCACTGAGTGCAGTTGAGGGTTCACTAATACACATGTTTGCACACTGTTTTTATGTGGTACACGTCAGTCATTTTGCATGTTAGTTTGTAAttatcagaaaacaaaacagcagtGTCACAGAACTCGCTACTATAAGCGTACTATTAAGCATGGCAGTAAGCAAATGTTGATAGCCAAACAGCCTAGCTCAAGCGGAGCTTCAGCCTAGCATGGTCGTGTATTCTAGGGCAGTTGGTGCCCATAGTCATTGGAGGTAGCGTAACAGCTGATATTCTGAAAGTTGTGAAGGCTTACTAGTTGTGTTCCCAAGGAAAGGCTTGCCTTAACATATGGACATTTGCAGCATCACCAGCAACTGAAACATTCCTATACAACTCCTTGTTTGCACACATGTTAAATTAAATGCTAATTAACAGCAAGGTTTTTCACTTTCAGTATATGATGCAGCAGTTTACAGCACTTCAATTTGTAGAAAATTCACACTACAGCAAAGCCTCACAGGCACTGCAGTATTAGACTGTGAGCTCATTGCGATGTCAGTTGGACATGTACATCTTCAGCATAATGCTCTTCATATGTTATGAGTGTAATACAATGTATAACAGTGTACAGTGCTTGTGCACTGATACACATATATCAAAACTTTTAGTGTAAGGGAAATGAACGTGTAATGGTAATGGACATGGAGTGTCCATTATATGTCATGAAATAGACTGAAGATGATggaaaaataaaactatatatattACCACATGTTCCTTACACCTTTTTGGCAGAACTTAAGGTGTTACAAAACGACACTTGCTCACAGATAGTTGGCAGCTTGTGCATTTATATTGGTTGGTACATCTTGTCAAACAGAACTTTGAACTGTGGAAACATGGGGCAAGAAAGCGCTCTGTCGTGGACGTATTTCATTTGTACAGCATTTGCACTCTTCAGACCATTCCCATACCATTATCTTCTAGATATGGAATGGAGAGATCAGAAAAACTTTTTGGAAGTTGTTGCCCAAGTCATAGTAGAGCTTCGAAATCGAGTGTATAGAAAACTTGCTGCGATTTAACCTTTGTCGATCTGTCGTGTAGAGGTTTGTTAGCAGTGTTGTGCCGAGGAGGCAACTTCTCAAACTCTTACAGTGTGCACTGCAGTGTTTGATTTGGCATCTTCTTGCCCACAGTCCCAAGAGCCCACACAGTCCAGCAAATGAAACCGTCCCCTTCATCGTAAACAGGGTACGTGTCGCCTGTGCTTACCCTCGCCTTGATTATTGTTTGCTTGGTCCAACGTCAAGTGGACATGTAATTTCCTTACGTGTAACACGAGCGTGCTCCTGATAAAGGCAGATAACATTCAGTACAGCGCAGAAGTGGTGCATGTAACCCGTTCTTTTGTTTGGCACTAAGCCAAGtagaaggatgagaaaaaaaaaagaaagctcgcGTTTGTTGTTTTCGTCATGCATGTATTTGTTGTTCTTTTTGTTAATTTGCCATAATATTTTCAAAATGTTCTTGCATCACAAACTGGCTTGGAAAACAGAGGAATGATAAGTACTACAGTTAGACTGCCCAAGTTAGCTGTGCTTTCAGTAACTCGGAAAGCAAAAACTAAATTTTGTTCAGGCGTATACATCCACAGCCCGTGATTTGATAATGTCTTGATGTTGAGAGTTGTATTCGGTGATAttcggtaaaaaaaagaaaactgtatGGAAGACAATAGAAAGAAGAACAAAGGAAAGTATCTGGCAGCTAGAAAACTGCAGACCTTCCTTGCCATGCCTGTTGGGGACAAAGGCTCCTGCTTTGTGCTTTTGCGACAACCACGTATGTTCCTCCTggtttgttgttgtcgttgtcacAACAGCATTCATATGCTGAACTCCATGTGTTGTTTTTGGGCGCATACAACACCGCCCGTCTGGAAAGTAGCCGAGTGTTAGGACCAGTTTGCACTACCCATGAAATCACTCTGTCTCACAAACTCCAATTCCAATTGTTCATAGCACCCTTTTACTTCTACTTGTTACAAAGTACAGAAAAATAATTCTAAAAGAAAACTGTGCATAATTGTTTACAACAAAATTTCGCTGAAGTTTCTATGACATCTTTAAGCTCTCCTAGTTTCAGTGAATTCAAGAAGGCTATGCAAAATGCCTGAATACTTTTCTCTTGCTCCGTAGGAGGAGAAGCAGATTGCAACTGATTGGATTTGGGACTGGAGCAGCCGCCCTGACCAGCAGCCTCCCAAGTGAGTCTCTTTCTCATTCTGTGCTTCAGCTGAATGGACTGAGATCAAAAAACTCATCATGTGAATGTATCGAAGCTTAGTTTTTGAAAAATTTCAAAAAAGGCAACAGGAAAGAATTATGAGAAAGAGGCCTTTGCTGTGTGTGTGATAGCCATGCAGTAATTTCTAGCTCTCAAGCATGCGGAGATCACAAGAAAGTGTTGTGTGGAAAGCAGTCAGCAAGGGCCAGTTGTGATGCGAGTGTCTGATAAGGCGACTACTGACGAAACTAACTGCGCGGTGAAAGGTCCAGAAAATTGGAAGAGGTTGCTTTgctgtgaaagctgttatgagatcacaacaagggtcatcGCACCATAGTTGGCCAGGACCACCACCAGTGTCCGTAACTACTGTCacgtgaaataaagaaaaaaaactcagtaaataaaaaacccCGAGGCCaggcagggattcgaacccaggccCCCTAtgttccagcccagtattctacctctgagcaacgctggtgcttgaaacttcATTGCAAACTGATCATGATCATTGCAAACTCTATGTCGTGAAAGAAATTGGAATAATGTGTGTAATAAAGCACTtcagaacagcaaagaaacaacctTTACACAATGTGAATTGTGTAAAGAGTGGGTCGTTGCATGCTCCAGTTGATTACTTTAAATGTAATTCTTCGTcttcagccacagcataaaaaaattaCACAAAACTTCTTGCAAATGTGTAGCAGGTACCACACTTCTCCGGACTAAGAACCTCGTAGTGGATGCCTCCCCACTACACAGAAGTATtgtttatggcgtagtgggttcCCTGCTAGTgcacttgtagcagttacccaaaaatCTGTATAAAAGGCTCTAAAAAGGCCTTTCGTTGTGACAGTGCTGCACGTCCCATGCACGCATGGCGGTTTTTGTTTGAAGTGCCAGCGTGCAAGTAACAAACGAAAAGACATGGAGTCATTAGAGATCTGGCGTTTTTTCtaatcttctttctttctcgctcATTTAAAGTTTAGCAATCATTCTGACGACAGGAGCACAACCTCACTTCCTGTAGTGATCATCTGCCTGCATCACGAGCACGAGAGTGATGTGCAGCATTTGTTGGGAGAACGCTGATGAGAGATTCGTAGGCAAAGATGTTGGTACTGTTGTTGTCCGAGGGACTCGTGCTCACTGGTTTAAGTGTTTGTTTAAACAGTGTGTGGCAGTTTCCAAGTGGACGTAGACGTTTCTCTCTAAAGGAGTGAAAAGATCAAGTATGATCTTAGTGCCCTTGATGACCTAATACATATTAAGGGTGGACGTGGCAAGTAaagctaatttttttattaatgtactatttgtgatgaaatttggtgtgtgtatgtggatgattgtgaggattccaaatatgaaaaccgttttcaaacacctcttgtactttttgagttacaagcataattacactaattaatgctcttcacaatTAAatagataattattgctaaatgaaattattttttcatattattatgttcccaaagcatcaacttgtgcaaggaagctattagttgatttttctagttcttgtaaccataaataaaatttccaaaacatggatgttgttttgcgcacacatcgcagtaattataaaatgtgttctaaaaattttaaatgatgagtaagaaaagagataaagctttattgcactgctaaaggcctcttgagcctagtgcaaaaaacagaacgactctatcagtctttgttagaaaatgacagatgttctagcgaaggcacataggcgaaaatcaagagttgagaaaactgactttgaaagttcacccttgtttggaagttcacaacatgcctaaaacactcagaatcctcctgggcagtaatcctgagatgctgtggccttggcctctgtagagcgcaacccagtttcgcgcttctttgtcgtggaacaatgcgccttttgagccctctttacccttttggcatctttttcggctgctcgccgcaaagagcagtctcctggattgaagcccagttgagcagtgatgtCTTGGAGCGCACTCTttcagccaccattgaaacggcagactgcatctgcaactgcactttccacacttcgaagggaggcgaactggctcttggactggagtgaccaaatgacgctgttcatactctccacagcatTCTGGGTTTTTttctgcgcacacctttcaaggagctctttgttcgagaggcgcttgtagattgtcagcagtgccactcgcacgtgagggggcagtttatgtttgtgaggcggcagcagctctcccttggccaatgcctgattgtgcgggcaccaggagtcggtcccacttgggcacaggtcgtggtgtggatcctggtctgtggatgttacatggtaataagtggccatgatggccctctccatgccaggaacatcgttggggtggctcttaatggcccagccataataattcgttaacttctttatcaggccctgTGTCAGCCGTCCTTTGCCACcgatgctcagtcctcggcctttggatttgtgctcatcgagaaggttgcgcaaggaagtgcccattctttttttcacattgttcacacactcctgtttcttgatcaccatgtagccatacaccttgtcttgtgtgagggcaaggtacgtacggctgtcaccgtcgcagagcacattgatgtattgaagcttgtacttggtaaacgatctttcaaacatgatcctagctgcttctacttccatttggcctgcattagcatcggtgttcttttggcactgtggcttgtgtttctcaagccactcctcatagttgtcgtcaccaggcttagGGCCAACAGCACaaccttggcagtagttggacaggacacagtggtccaagaccaagcctgtgtacagcttgattacacagcccacgccaatatgacttctgtgccccctcgtcatccacgcgccgtcgtaaatgacgtcaatgttgcctggcactcctcctaggtccttgtaaatgtcatgcaccttctgtgcactttctgcttcaatgcgagtggcagctgatgtggtggcagggtggctgtacttcctttgcagtctctggtaggacttgtggtgcagtgctcgatgcgaaatgtccatcgcagaaaaaatgtcatttatggcagattgttttctgccaactgactgcacagccctcaaagcacgcacgtttacctcaaaggggttcgttttttgttgcccggagcacctcggggacgaccacgcactgttcactatgccacaattgtcacaaaaaagttccatcctcgccgcgagtccaaggcagtgcgtagtctcgaggcgtatcgacccttcgtcgcacttgttgcactttgctgacgaaagcagaccgttcagcatcttcttatttacaatgaagaatgtggagtccttaccgccgtcattttcgtcgcagccttcgttcagaagctcgagcttccgctttgaggcggacttcgatgctacggcataccaaacatcccgccttgtctgcgcccgctgcgcgatttcttcactgctcggaatctgggccgaaactcgcgatagaatgttcgacgtgcgaacgcccggagttgcaactgctgccgacgcggtgccaccgcaatcgggttcgcgagagcgtccatcacggtcgacggcatccggcggttcGACAttcgacgatgtggcaccttccacactctcggcctcacaacaatcagcgaagggtctgagtagaggctccgtgacgcttgaagagcatgctccgtccggaactgcgactgggacggcagccgcagtcgtctgccctttgttccaagctttccgacgcttgccgtacttgtggacgctccggaactttttttgcggcaacatagcacTGCAGTATGAGCatgcactcagaagagaccaccgatgtaaacaaagcttggtaaaaaaagcacgcgaactatcacaaaaacagcaaactggcaaaaaacgaagcgcacgccggatgattctcggcGCGGCGACCGCAGATGCGCTcacgcttccaaggttgccaaggtgcgcggagCAGCTTTggccagtaagaggtcgcgcctgctaccacgtgacccgcgcagccaattgccgttcttcgttttcgtttttttactcgctcctcgcgcttttattttcactcgacgaaatacgagaccgcgaccatcgagaagccggctttctcctctttccaaagctgcCAAAATGGCGGctcacggtcaacaacttggaacgtacagtgtactagaataggggcagtgtgctcacaggcggcggtgggtgacgcacttcgtgtcgacgccgagaggcggcgCGGTTCGCAGCGTCACCTGAAACTCCTTTGCGTGCCGAAGTAGAGAGCCACAGCGCAGTTGTTGAAATGCCAGAAATTATGCAACGTTCGCGACATGCAATGCACGACACTTCTTTTGGGGCATCTTATCAGTGTGCAGGGCGTGAAGCAACTGACATCGTATTATTTTCCTGCCGTTTAAATGTTCAAAGTGGTTTCGCTAATGCAGTGGTCATGTCGACTGCGGTTCCGAGGTGCAAAAAAcactacgcactttttttttttcgcagtgtcagaattaaaattttggagtttaacgggccgaagccacacttccgctatgaggtgcgccatagcggagggctgcaGGTTAATATATATCCCTTTAGAATTTTTAACGTCAGCCGAAATGCCGACACACGGCTTGTTTCGTTTTTCTCCTCCGTCAGGAGAACAGCCACTGCGGCTAGGATCGAACACACGTCCTTGAGTTCACCAGTACAACGCCTTAGACAGCCTCCACGCCGGGTTTTTCTTGATTACGTGCCTGCTGCAGGAATGCGCGCCCTAAACCCAAACTTTAACCCCACGACAACCACG from Rhipicephalus microplus isolate Deutch F79 chromosome 7, USDA_Rmic, whole genome shotgun sequence includes these protein-coding regions:
- the LOC142767623 gene encoding BCL2/adenovirus E1B 19 kDa protein-interacting protein 3-like, encoding MSATPPHQPPASANDDSLNESWVELYYGASSSASERATPPLTGNMHILEKLLLEAQRDSNVSSARGSGSPKSPHSPANETVPFIVNREEKQIATDWIWDWSSRPDQQPPKDWNFRHPVNVGGIRKRPVLSLRGSRIIRLADIFPLLLLSNILSILLGAGIGVCIGRRMRVANVE